The Dioscorea cayenensis subsp. rotundata cultivar TDr96_F1 unplaced genomic scaffold, TDr96_F1_v2_PseudoChromosome.rev07_lg8_w22 25.fasta BLBR01002168.1, whole genome shotgun sequence sequence taaaatgattttcatataataattttgaaataaaaaagataataataattgataaataaaaagataaaattataacattttaaaattacaacatTTTCCATCGAATTATAGATTAATAGATGCATCATAGAATTTCCAACTTAGCATGAACTGTTGTTCTTGTGTTCAACCTATGCCAGTCTCTTTGGTCACTATTAGCAGCCTACTTCTCAAACTGTTCCATCCTCAAGCTCCTTCATTTACTTTTACACCATCTTATGTTATATTCTTAAAGGTTTTTGAAAATCTTTCATGCCACAATATTCCAAGCTTATGATGACCCTGATCTTTGACCCATGACATGCAGAAAGCTTCATTGCCGTTGTGTGAAAACTTGACCTTTTATACAATAAATCAATATGTGACGCTCGTGGGCCATGTACACTTGTGAGGACACAACTGAAAGGTATTGCATTGTTGTCTCTAAGTTTGAAGGTTGGTATGTGGGTGATAATCACTATATGGAAACTAGAGATCAAGAGGAACAACTTTGgtattcaaagaaaaatttaaaacccaCTCTATTTCTCTTGAAAATTCACACAAGCTCACACTTCATATAtatccagaaaaaaaaaaacattaacatgtttaaataaaaaaatatatataatttttgttatgattaaGATTGAGGATAACCAAAATGCTTAAATCCTAAATCATGGAACTTATTAACTCATAATCACATATTATACTTCAGTGAACCCCAGATAATTAACAAATCTGTTGTTGGAAAAGGAAACAGTGGTTCATAGAAACATTTCATGCTGTACCAATACATGCTAAATAAATAGACTTCATTTACGAACATAAAGAGTAAACTTTCAtattcatcaattcatgaatAGAAAGTGTAACTCTTTGCTTGCAAGATAATTTGCCTAAGTGCACCAATTGATGCCAAAACCATCAGTAGAACACCAAGTATAATGCAAATCTgtagagaaataaaagaagaagaaaaaaacttagttttagaaatacaaataaaaagtaTTAATGTATTCAACTAACCCAATTAGCTGTCCAAGATAAGCCAAACATTTTAGGTTTGTACAATACAAGCCACATGATGCAAGGAAGCTGAGAACATGAAAGTTTTGgatcaataaaaacattaacattagtttttttttttcttctcagaaaTTATTTGAAACAGAAAATTAATGATGATTGTAAGAATGAACTCACAAAGTATGTGGTTGGTGCAAAGGCAAACCCACCAAAGAATCCCATAAGTGAACCAAAGAATGGCAAGCTTATACCTACGAACATTGTGAGTGCTGCAGAGGAAAAGATTGTGAATTTTTACAAGCATTTGAGAGTTTTCTGCATTTCAGTCTGTGTTAAactgaaaagaaagaaacatacCAACATATATACTGCGGGATATGAATCGGAGAGGAAAGCTAGGCttgaaattcattttcttcaccaGCACTGTCTCTATCATGTCAAAAACTGGCATGGCAAAGATCTGTAACAATATCAACACACAAAATAGGATCAATTAATATGATATTTCATAATATTGTGTCTTGTGTCAATGAGTTTTATGATTTGCAACAAGTGATCCTCTGCATTTTCAGTAAATGGAATCAAACTTCAGAGGAAAATTAGCCTGATATCTCTTCAAATATTTGTCCAAATTTCTTTGATTCAGAGTATGAATGAATATAatactgttgttgttgttgttgttgttgttatggtTTTACAGAAGATGGATGAACAAGAACATGCACACCTGGTAGCCGCCGATGACATGAATTGTAACCATCATGTTAGCCATTGCAATCAACCACCGTGGTTTCTCCAGCGTGATGAGAATGTTATCATCAACAGAGTTTCCGAAGGCCCAGTAGCTGATCAGAGAAGCAGGGAAGTAGCACATGGCCACCACAATGTAAGCAACAATGACACCCTTCATCATAGGCTTCTTGGATGGTTTTTCAGGAGTTGAAGGAATTGTTGCTTGTATCTCCAAAACCACATTGTGTCCTGCATAGGCAAAAGCAACATCTCCTAGTGCACTTAAGAAGCTGAAGAAAGCTCCAATTTTCGTTGATGACTTGTAGCTATAATCCACCGTTTCTGGCCTTCCCTTATGAACTGAAGCTCCCCATGCAATGGTGGAATAACTAGTAAAATTCAAATCCAATTTCAATCAGAAAAATACATGACAGTATCAATCACTAAATGGCTTGTTTTCCCTAGATGAATTAATTACAACCATTTGAAGCAGCGTAATTACATTTCAGTGTGATTTACCTTAGAGACATGACAGCAGCTGCCAAGGAGACTCCGGAAATTGAGTTGAAGTTAGGAAGTTGGGAGAGAACAAAGTGAACAGAGCCAAAGATCATGATGAAATAGGTGAGCTTGATAGACTTGCAACTTGGGCAAACAACATCATGGAATTTCTTCAGAGATTTTCCACCAGTGACCATGTAGACAATGTTAGTACCTACTTGAACCAAGAGCTGCTGAGGCACAACGATCCAAAGGCCGAGCTTTTCTCCAAAAGCATGCTGTCCTAGTTCATGATATCGATCAAACCGCTTACCGGGCACCATCTCATGCATCTCAACCATTTGCCAGAGTGTATAAAATGTGATGATCCATGATAAAATTAGCACTGTAACACCTGGACCCCTGTTTATATGGTGATGAAAAAACAGAGAAGTGATCATTAACAAAATGTTATTTCTCAAATTTAATGATATTCACAAAGATGCAAGAACTGCAATGAGTATTAATTGACATACAGTGTCAGAGTTCATATCTCTAGCTTTTAAGCAAATAGTATTTCCATTTTTGAAAACTTAAGTGTGAGAATTAATGATATTTAGTATGAAACTGGTTAGAAAAATCATTGACAAAAGCTTATAttaggattaaaaaatatactaaagAAGATGTACGAAGGATATGATCAGTAGTAAGCTCTTTTATCTAGCCAAAACTAAAACTTAAACCATAGTTTGAAAGCCAGGTTAGAAACTTTAACTTAATGCAATGTGGTTTATCCtttccttttaaaataaaatcttaacagCTTCTGTTCTCATGACAAGCCTAAGATTCCACAAAAGTAACTATATGCGCGCAAATGAAGGATTCTGTTACAATGACATATCAAGCCAAAGACTACAGTACAAGAATTACATAGTttgaaaaatacatacatacatacatacatacatatacagtTTTAAAACCATTAGTACCTTCACTTTTGAAGAtgattaattatcaatattAGAATCCTTCAAACAAAAAACCAAGATTTAAGAtttaataaggaaaaaaaaaattcaaaagctttttattttttcatgagGAGGAATCCACTTAAGCCTAAGATTTTAAgcaaaaaagcaaaataaacacataaaaattaatcaaaggaAATCATAATATCAAGCCAAACACT is a genomic window containing:
- the LOC120257514 gene encoding lysine histidine transporter 2-like isoform X2, whose amino-acid sequence is MKAGKSIDDWLPITSSRKAKWWYSAFHNVTAIVGAGVLSLPYAMAELGWGPGVTVLILSWIITFYTLWQMVEMHEMVPGKRFDRYHELGQHAFGEKLGLWIVVPQQLLVQVGTNIVYMVTGGKSLKKFHDVVCPSCKSIKLTYFIMIFGSVHFVLSQLPNFNSISGVSLAAAVMSLSYSTIAWGASVHKGRPETVDYSYKSSTKIGAFFSFLSALGDVAFAYAGHNVVLEIQATIPSTPEKPSKKPMMKGVIVAYIVVAMCYFPASLISYWAFGNSVDDNILITLEKPRWLIAMANMMVTIHVIGGYQIFAMPVFDMIETVLVKKMNFKPSFPLRFISRSIYVALTMFVGISLPFFGSLMGFFGGFAFAPTTYFLPCIMWLVLYKPKMFGLSWTANWICIILGVLLMVLASIGALRQIILQAKSYTFYS
- the LOC120257514 gene encoding lysine histidine transporter 2-like isoform X1, giving the protein MKGEGEMKAGKSIDDWLPITSSRKAKWWYSAFHNVTAIVGAGVLSLPYAMAELGWGPGVTVLILSWIITFYTLWQMVEMHEMVPGKRFDRYHELGQHAFGEKLGLWIVVPQQLLVQVGTNIVYMVTGGKSLKKFHDVVCPSCKSIKLTYFIMIFGSVHFVLSQLPNFNSISGVSLAAAVMSLSYSTIAWGASVHKGRPETVDYSYKSSTKIGAFFSFLSALGDVAFAYAGHNVVLEIQATIPSTPEKPSKKPMMKGVIVAYIVVAMCYFPASLISYWAFGNSVDDNILITLEKPRWLIAMANMMVTIHVIGGYQIFAMPVFDMIETVLVKKMNFKPSFPLRFISRSIYVALTMFVGISLPFFGSLMGFFGGFAFAPTTYFLPCIMWLVLYKPKMFGLSWTANWICIILGVLLMVLASIGALRQIILQAKSYTFYS